TAAACCATGcgaaattgaacaaaaatgcTATTAGTTAATTGTTTGGAGCAAACTATTGATGGCAAAGATATTTTTTGGAGCAAACTATTAACTGATGACATTTTGTTCAATTTCGCATAGTTTGAGGACATTTTGACCATTTTCCGTTAATTATAGTTTGGCTTTGTAAATTAACAAATAATTTgcgataaatatttttaataatgtgGACAAGTAATATGGAAGGAAGAGAATAATACAAGGAGCAAATGAAAGTGGTCCGTGGAGAATTGGAAATTCAGGGCCCAAACACATCATATAGTATGTGCAATCAAGTCAGAATCTATTCATTTTGTACTTAAATAGCAAAAGCCTTGTCTCTttgagcatatatatatatagtttatagAGAAGTCAGGCCCCCCAATTTGTGTAGAAGCAGGACTTAAAAGAATCTACTTTTGCTTTGATTGAACTCTACTTTAGTAGTTTTATATGCTTATAAATGAACAAGCAAATTAAAGCACCAATTCACATAGTAATCTATTGACTTAATTAGTCCATCAATCATACTATCAATTTTGATGAAACCAATTTCTAATCATGTTAACCACTAAGAGGACATAATTTGGCTCCCTTTTACTTTCCTTAACTATACTAACCATTTTGTCAACCAAAGCCATCTAAATTGCACCATTCTTTAATATATGCTACTCTATATTTAAGACCAAGAAAAGCGTCATGCATGCCACGCACATACGGATGACAAATGACtgataaattaaaattagaacTAGCATAATTTGCAAAGTTAGAAATCGATCTTTTTATAATTAACTTATGATCTCGCTAAAATTATTTATAGAATCAATTGGGGTAGAGGTCAACAATAACGTGAAGAAAGGATCGTAGCATATATAAGTGATAGGAGAATTGTTCATATAACAACGTAACATATAAATATGGACCATCATGATTCATGGTAGAAGTCAACAAGCCAATAAGATCATGCTGTAGAGTGTAGAATGGTTGAGTATGaataaaagttttaatttatAGTAATACTTAATGGTAGATCTCTTGGAAAAATTGTGTAGACTTGATCTAAAACAGATAATATCATATCAccttaataatattttgataactTTAGCCTTTAGCCTAATAATAAATGGTACCAACTTCAATAATTCAACGAGATGACTATGAAAATCGCGAAAGTTTGAAGACACATTCACAAAATGAAGTTAGTAACATTTGATGGCCATATATACTTGGTTGATGCATGTTGAGTTACACCCCATAAATCTCCGGATAAGTTCATAAGGTAATGAGTGATGTGGAACTTAGTTGATGGAAAAATATTGTTGATTCAGCGTCAAATAAAGTACTACATCAATATCTAAAAAGAAATGGAAGTAGATTGCATATAAGGTGTAGCCATGCCCTTACTAATAtgatccttttttaaaaaataaaaaaaacgtactatttttatttaaagtGAATATCACATCATGATAAGAATATTTTTGACAGCATATCGATCCATAAGAATAATATCCTTTTCCTAGCTAATGTTAATCTTTTACTCACTTGAATACTCATGATTATCCTATAATCACTCTACGAAAAAAATATTACTCCTATCCTATATATGACCACCTACTACTAATTAATGAGTCGCATAAGCACCAGTACACTAGCATTAAACTAGCTATTAATTGGATAACCTAATTTGGCTTAGacttaattaatcaaaattaacaaaatcatTAATGTTGGAGTTTCTGGATTAATTATTCGAGAATTTGGATAAGAACAAACTGCCTTCCGTCCACACTGCGATTTTAATTATTCGAGAATTCGGATCAAAATTGCTAATATGAATGCTTTGAATAATTCTTTCGTTTCATTTTGGAATTTTATTTCATCGAATATTCATTAGAAGACTGattagttaatttatttaattaaaataaaatatctacttTATTATtgataagaaaaatatatagatacATTACGGGAATCgcttatttaattttgaaagaTCTCTGATGTTTAAGTTTAATTGGGCAAATCATtattacataaaataattaaaattagcaCCATAAGCTAATTATAGATTATTCTCGACAATTACCAAATAATGCTAATATATGATTAGTACATTTTAcagcttgtttggatggttcATGCATGGTTGTTATCTATTGTAGCGTATCGTgttgatattttaaatataatatttattttaaattttattgtatcggATTAATAAATATGTGGAGATCTTCTGCGACCAAAATAAATGTCCATCCATTGAATACAGAAAAGCTTAGCGTTGAAAGTTTTTTCAAAAAGTTCAAATGCCTGCTTTACTAAAATGCAGCTTCTTCGTTGAtacctttctttttttcctttggtaCAACACTCGTGTAAAATGATTCAAATGGAGATACACTTTATATATCTTAAAATCAGACGCAATATATTTGAGTATGaaaaagtatataaaaatataactatgatttcaaatattaATTACTAAATTTTATTAACACGggtatattatttatataaaaactatTGAATTGAACCGAATACAACTGATGAGGAAGAGCttcttatcaaaaaaataataataatcttgtTAGCTAGAActcaaaacttcaaattaaaataaaatagaagcaTTAAATTCAGTGAAGAAAAAGTTGTGGTTCTCTTTATCCGCTTATTGCTTTCAATGTAAACTAGTATTGTTGGCTCACGGAAAAGAGGTCTCTCTATCATCCACTCACACAAAATGGTCATCATAATTTTAGCAGCTATATGAgagtttaatttattattttagaatctccacttttcatttttttctaccctaataaaataaaaaaactagtTGAGTTAGAATATGAGGATCTTTATACAAATAATCCGTtggatttattatttatttatttttaatcggTATACATAGATCgattatatatgattatatatatgttatacacagattatgtatatattatatatttgacaaCTATCTTTAATTGAAACGAGTTGAACTTCTATTTAagttaattcttttttaataatttattacattcaatttttaaaacagACTCAGATCTAATGTTTACAccattttttcctttcaattgaCCTCTAAAAATATGGTAAGTTCTTAAAAACCATCTTATTCTTTAGAAGTATAGTAACCGATTATATTTGTCTATGGtttctcggaaacagccgtcctacttTGATAGAAGTAAAATTTGCGTATATCTTACCCTTCTCAGACCCCACGTTATGAGATTTCactgaattattattattatcgtaactgattaaatttatttatctctagtttcccaaaaaaataattaaaaaatagacaACTTACTTTTAAGATGGAGAATTTTAGTGGATAATAATTGTGAGAAAGAATTAAAAAGAGTCAAAAAGTAGAGGTATGACTCGAAGATGATTGGCCAAAATAGTTGTGTGTTTTAGGAAAAGTCTCTGTTTTCTTAGCTCACGCCATTAGACCGACAATAAGCATAACAAATACTCCTTCCGTCttatattattttgttcatgttaatttaatataatgattaaattttttataaatacattttaataaattaatttcattaataagatatcaaaaaatttaatttaactattattaatttatataattatttaatatcaaaaatatataataaaaaaattgtttttaatACATAGaccaaataatatgaaaaatatgaaatgTACAGTCCtactaaaataataaaacatcATGGACCCCAAAACACGTGAGTATTCCCAAATCCCAAGTATCTTGGTGAGAATCCTTGGTTTGGACTAGTTTGtcaatttaaattgaaaaataaataaatattcacgCTTTTATATTTATGctgaaatatatttaatacaCGTGAttaccattttttatttttctatcacAAAAAATCATCATAAATTGTCAAGTTttacccttttctttctttatttggtATGATAATTATGTGATATGAACTTAAATGAAGAAGTATAAATTCATATTATTCAATTTGTTTAGGATTAAGACATAATAATAATTGTTGTtgattatcattttttattattttttgtgatatTTGATTAATTACTGATAAGCTAATAACacttttgaattttaattttttaattattggtaAATTGTTATTTTAGTGTTTGTGATATCTGACAAATTCTTTAGTGAGTTAATcgtaatatttttgaattttaatttctcaattattaacaaaattttaatcttagtacttataatatataattaatcatatttaattttaattaattaaaatatgcaCCTTTAATCTCTTTGATGATGAATAATTtacaattttttcatattcattAATTGTCTCACCGCTAAATAGCTAGTTATTTTACTGTATTTTTAtccatatttatatatgatgtaattttaaaatttgtctAAATATagcatatattttttatataaaaaaattaaaaacacatATTTTAATCAATTGAAGATTATGTTATATTACGGTCACACTTATAAGTTATCACAAGAATGAAATCAAAGCTTACCAATTAAAATACTTAATTATAAATCTTAAATTACTCATATATCACAAGAATGAATTCAAAACTTACAAATTAAAAGACTTAACTATAAATCCTAAATTACTCACATATCACAAGGATAAGATCAAAACTTACCACTTATAAgacttaattataaatttgaaaACAAAAGAAAGTAAGACCAAAGGAGTAACATGTAGGTAACACGTGAAACAAAACAAGGGTGTGGAAACAGGTAATAGCCGGTTTCCGGTGCGGTAAACAAGAAAAGACTTGTTGTGTTTTTTGGTCTGGTCGATGTTAATAAATAGTAAAgccaaaaaggaaaagactTTGTGTCTCTGTTTTTGTATTTGTGTAAGTCTTCAATGACAGGGGAAGAAGAAATGAGTAATGTAACACTTGATCTTCTTAAGAAGAAAATGGATGATTTTGCTAAAGAAAGAGATTGGGACAAATTTCATAGCCCAAGAAACCTTCTTTTGGCTCTGGTACTTAATACTTATTCCctcttcttttatatatatatatatatcatttcttGATTTGTGCGTGTTATATTTGTTCTTATTATGAAATAATCATGTTAATCTTCTCTGCATCGTTTTGTTTGTTTTCATTCTTGGGTTTTTTAGGAATAGTTACCTTATTTATACTCTTCCGTCTCAATTATTTATGTGGTAccaattatatttaaaaattaactttttaCTTACTCTTGTTTTTCTTACTCTTGTTTTTTACTctcataaaatatcaaaacaaaTTTAATATGACACTTTTTGTATTCATTTAATATTGTGCTCACTTAAATATCGTCATACgaaatgaaataattatgtAGAATAATATTTCCTATTACTTGGAAAAACATGGCTCCtggtagttatttttttaaaatttatgtattttactattactattattacaaACAGGTTGGAGAAGTTGGAGAATTGTCAGAAATATTTCAATGGAAAGGAGAAGTTCCAAAGGGCTTGCCAGATTGgaaagaaaatgagaaattACATGTTGGTGAAGAACTTTCTGATATTTTGTTATACCTTGTTAggctttctgatatttgtggaATTGATCTTGGTCAAGCTGCTCTTCGTAAAGTCCAACTCAATGCCATCAAGTACCCTGTTAACAAACTCAATCAACAAGAACAAGTTGATAATTAAATAGTCCAGCTCCGTACTAACAGGAGGTCTAGTTGGATGTCTTCATAGATAATAGTTCTTTTGGTTTCTCAGTCATTAATAGATTTTAATTTTACTTCATATGATATTTGATTTCAGTTACTTGAAATGTGCACTTTTAATCTATTTGCTTATCAATATATAGATATAGGACTATTAACTATTTTACTGTTTAATAATTACACGTGAATTATGTTAAACTTATATTGTTAATCCATATTTGAAGATGATATACttttaaaaatagttcaaatatAATGTTTTTTTTACGGATGTGAAGAGACCAAAAacacatattttaattaattaaagtttaAGTATATTGATTCATactatatcaataataatagcaTGCTCATTAATCAGTATGATATCACAAATTGAATCTGAAGAGAAAGGGTATGTGAAAATCTTGCCCCTATCTCGTATGAAGTAAAAAGGATGTGTAAGATAGCTTTGGACTCAAGGATATTGGTTCATATATCTCAAGGACCAAAATTTGACTTTACCTATAATCGAAATACCAAAAGTGTTACTAATTCTTTTGGTATAATCATTTGGCACTCGAAAGTTGGAGCTTTCCAACGGAGTAATATTCATGTTATGTAGGTCTCATAGAATAGAgaattatcatgatttttttaaattcaaGGATCGAACCGAAGAACTCTTTACCGGGAAGGAGGGGAAGGAAGGAATTAACTTTTTATGTTATGCTTTTTATGTCATAGGAGTTTAGAGAATAGGGGAGGTCTTTTAAGAGCTACTAGAATAGGCATTTACCATGTGGCTGTACTATATAAAAGCAGCAATATACATTTTGTACAATTGCATTTATTTTGGCAGTTGAAACTCATATCCTTCTTTGCCAATCCATTCAATGTGCTCTCTCAATTATCATAAAAGTTTTTCCTACTTTTGAATCACAAGATTCTTCAGTTGAATTTTAGTAATTTCTTCTCCGGATTGCAAGGGATTTCCTTTCACACGTCATCagtttacctttttttttttctatgtttgGACTTTTGTATTGAACTACGACTAAATTCAAATTCACGTTGTAAAGTTTCGCATTAGGGTAAATTCTTGTTGTCCATATATTCAATATagtaaaacaaaaatatttttaagatgaAAAAAAAGACAGTATCCGAGTCCACAAAATTCACTGTGCGtgcttaagaaatttaatctcctcaccgaagttatggattatttcctcccagaataaaatggataaactattaaagaataGCAATAcccctcaaacttcaataatttcagcgaactcaaaagtAAACTACGAAATCACataaagactcaactttgtttgtaagaaaataaaaatagaagagGGACAAAAATTGATGCAGAAATCTAAGAGAaaacctctctatttatagcaAGCAATGGGTGTGAATTCCCCTATTCAGAGCAGTCTCACTATTCAGTACAGAAGTCATgtcttttgaaaaaagaaatatttgttCGGAAGAAACATGTCCTTTAAGAATCCAcgaatttcaaattaattaattctgtTCTgcaaattaattagttaattctATTTTGCGGGTGATTTAATTAATTctgcaaattaattaattaataattcatctgattaatattaagaaaaaaagaaattaattaatgagattgataaataaattttgtctaaAAAACTATCAATCAATCACATTATTTGCCAAAGCGCCTAGAAggcgacgacggcgcgagggacACCCTCTACTTAACCCTTTAAGAGCTAAATAAAGTGTTTTCTAATATAAGAAcaaaacttttcttttcttctgccAATGAGAGGGAGAAATCACTTTTCTTTTCCCCTTGGTTCCCCCCATTTTTCCTATTCTCATTTCTCAATTCACACCTTACTTAAACCCAACAAATCTTTCTAACTAAGGCAACTCGATATCCAAGTGGTCTCACATTCGAGACTGACTAAGGATGAAAATATATTTACCACTCAACCATAGTCTAAGATTGTGATTAACGAATTTCAACTTCTAATATTTATGGACATTCTCTAAACTCTTtttattattagtttattataACGTATTATATCAGATAACTTGATTTATTTAATTGTATCTACAACATTTGCAAacaagatcatatatatataaggtaatTACAATTTATTTAGTTATAGAATTAGACGACATCTTGGTAAAGAAAACGATAACCAGTGTGGCACTAGGGTGTTGTATTGTagttaatttagtttatttcaattGTCCAAGCTTTGCTGATAGAAATTAGTCGAGGATATGCAGAAATTAATCAAGACACAGTTACTTACAAAAAAGAAACTACAATAGATTAAATTACAACGATAAATGCTATATATAATAGGATTCAAATCTCTTTTTAAAAGAACTAAATAAATTTGCCAGATATCATTCTAAATAGGAAGGTCCATACATTGATTAAggtgatattattattattattattattattattattattattattattattattattattattattattattattattattattattattattattattatttgtggAATCGAATCCTAATTAAGTTTACCTAGTTATTTAATTTATCGATGATGTTTTCTTAAATGGATATTTAGCAAAAATCCAACACAAACGACGTCATTAGAACTGTTTAGCACGAATATAAGAAGCCAGCCAaagataggatgaccaaatcaaataaataaaataatgtataaTGTGTCCTGCtagtactattttttttaatgacttgaaAAACATTGCAAGTAATAGATTAAGATGTATGGAAAATTAATTGCTCCTTTATATATGGAGAGACTCGTATCCTCTAGACTGATGGAAGATGTGGGTCTGATATATTCGATAAAGTTTTCTTATTCGTAAGAtctttaattatgattttgattatatatattgacAGTGTgataaatttcttttaaaaataatttaattttgtaaATAGTTTTTATACAGTCCAAAAACTTAAATTCTTAATCCATCTAATTTCCCTTATGCTAATTAACTGTGTAATTTAACTTGTTATAATATATGTTGTTGATTTAATATTTCAGTTATATAATATAGCAAACTTGTTATGAAGAATTACGTATCGTTATGAGTCAATATTATGTTATAGCGTAAACAAAGTGAGATTTATCTCATTGTAAGAAGTCAGGGAGAGCATAGATCATATATAGTAGCGTCAATATTATTCGACAAAAAGGCCAGGAATTTCACAAGGTAAGAGTAAGATTTGCATACACTTtatcttcttcaaatttcatgACTTTGTAGAATTTTACTTGGGTAGGTTGTTGTTGTCCTTGTCCCACGCGCAAAGAAAACCTAGGAGCTGAAAGACTCAAGGATTAACATATGTTTGACAATGCCAATTGGTTCCATTACATATATACTAGGCAAACTTAAAAGGATGAAGACATGTGTGTTGCTTAAAATAGTAGAATGTGGGGTTATAAGAGCCTAAGATGATAGAAATATTTCATATCTTGTCTCTCTCCAAGATAGATTAGGACAAAATTAGTAGTCTCTTTCAGGGCTGCTAATTATCGGATGGATTGACCGGATAATTATGTTTAATGATTTGGCTtattagatattaatttttaaatatattaatttgttAGCCAATTATAATAAGAGATCGGTTGATTCGGTATCGGATTGGTAATTATCAACGATTATTGAGCTGTGTATTGACTCAATTATTCCATGATCCATTCTTTCATTTTCACTCACCAATATATTGATCTcctatcaaataaaataattttctctgGCTCTATAAGTTGGTAATACTGTAGTTGTGAATCACAATGAGAAATATATGAAAACCTAAATTTTCAGGATGCATGTAAATAAGcatttatttaacaaatattCTCATGTATAACAACTTAACATTTCAAGACCAAAATATAGTTCAAATATACATTTTTATATACAAGAAATGAGAAATCCAACTCACAAATATGTATCAAGTCATATAAGGAGAGACAAAATATTAAATGGGGCTTTAGGGTAAATAATATGAACTTTATATATTAAGGGGTGATAATGTAAGTACATAATTTTTAATGGGTAAACAATTTATCCAATAAGAAATTTGAGTAATCTGTTCTTGCACCGATAAATTATtaagtaaatttttttaatacgTTAATCAATCGTTAATCCAATAAGTCAATAAGTCAATTTCTTAGTTAGCTAATTATTAGTTATGGTTTGATTTTGAACAACCTTAGTCTCTTCTCAATGATCATATATGAATTTTGAAATGCCAAACTTAAATTGTAAATTTTTGCACATTAATGCTATGAAGACtgtttaaataaaaaagaaaaataaaaaacagcACAACGGAATGGACAAGAGGGGTTGCTTAGATGGTAAGCACCCTCAGTTCCAACCCTAAGATTGTAATTTTAATTTGAGTCACTTAGAGAGCAAAAAGGTGATAGAAACTCCTAAGAAGGGATTAAAAGGGAAATTTTCGCACATAGcaactcaaaaatatcttaattatggttcatagctatagtttgctaattacaattcgtaTCTATAATTAtaacaacgtttgtataattcgcacaacatttgtatatgtttatataattcgctatacaattcacaatttttgtataacgttggtatatttcactatacaattcatgcacaacgtttgtataattcgctgtACAATTtttagtgtttgtatatttcgctatacaattcgattcgcaCACAGCGTTTGTATAAATCGCCTGAATTTTACaaaactcaactgtataatcgcgtgaattatacaaaacttaaACTGTAATTGCAGCTAGATGTTTACCACAagccataattaatttaaactatagctatattagcaaattaactagtatatgtttgtttatccgcataatttttccttaaaaaaatGGGATAGACATGATGAGTGTGTTGATTCAGAGCGAGAATACACAACAAATCCTATACACTTTTGGAGGTGCGATGATGGTAAAATAAAATAGACGATTTACattttttgttattgtttttatcaGTGATATTTTTGGTTGTTCACGTGACGTAAGAAGATCTAACTTTGATGATTTCGTGGCTATGTAATTTGTGAATGCAAATCCTAAATAAACATAATACTAATCCACAAATTACACTTATAAATATGCAGTaaaattatctatttattatatACTTCTGTCCCTATTGAAAGTAGTTGCTGAAAACTGTGATTAACTCATCCATCCACATCTACACAAATATAATTCACGCACAAATTAGTAAAGTTTCAACTATTTAACATAGTTGTTAAATCATTATTCCTTGAGGAGGTAGAATCGTTGATGACTTTGGAAAAGAGCATAAGGCCTTGCACGTGACCATTTCAAAGCGCAGACTcataatcaaaatatattagcTAGAAAAGATGAATTTATACACGTAAATAATATACTTTTAGAGATGATATTATTTAGTATTTACTG
This region of Solanum dulcamara chromosome 9, daSolDulc1.2, whole genome shotgun sequence genomic DNA includes:
- the LOC129903309 gene encoding uncharacterized protein LOC129903309; translated protein: MTGEEEMSNVTLDLLKKKMDDFAKERDWDKFHSPRNLLLALVGEVGELSEIFQWKGEVPKGLPDWKENEKLHVGEELSDILLYLVRLSDICGIDLGQAALRKVQLNAIKYPVNKLNQQEQVDN